From Echinicola soli, a single genomic window includes:
- a CDS encoding DUF4382 domain-containing protein, whose product MHKLKRSLGLFLPILLLTFSCLDDASNQTHALVNVYLMDAPGDWDQVFLDIERVEVFVESGNSAGTKEWIPLDYLPLSNIVNVSALVNDSRLILGRGELPLGKISQVKLVFGDGQYLVQENQELVLQFADPEDEAYEHEVNYPLEGGMSYDLIMDIDLSRSILASPSEEGSFLFDPVVRVFEKTTSTEIQGKVTPINAKPYVYAIIGQDTLGTLTDSLGNFTFIGLEAAEYQVYFEPRAPYLDSLTTVITKLDSTSKMEPIILQVPENPEE is encoded by the coding sequence ATGCATAAACTTAAAAGATCTCTTGGGCTATTCCTGCCAATTCTTCTCCTTACCTTCAGCTGTTTGGATGATGCTTCCAATCAAACCCACGCATTGGTCAATGTCTACCTGATGGATGCTCCCGGAGATTGGGACCAAGTGTTTCTGGATATCGAGCGGGTAGAGGTATTCGTCGAAAGTGGAAACAGTGCAGGAACCAAAGAGTGGATTCCCTTGGATTACCTACCACTCAGCAATATCGTAAATGTGAGTGCGCTGGTAAATGACTCCAGGTTGATCTTGGGCAGGGGTGAATTGCCATTGGGAAAAATCAGTCAGGTCAAGCTGGTTTTTGGCGATGGGCAATACTTGGTGCAGGAAAATCAAGAGCTGGTGCTCCAATTTGCAGACCCTGAGGATGAAGCCTATGAGCATGAGGTAAACTATCCCCTAGAGGGTGGAATGTCCTATGATCTGATCATGGACATCGATCTGAGCCGTTCCATTCTGGCAAGTCCCAGTGAGGAAGGCAGCTTTCTTTTTGATCCCGTCGTACGTGTCTTTGAGAAAACAACCTCCACTGAAATACAAGGTAAAGTAACCCCCATAAATGCCAAACCATACGTATATGCCATTATCGGACAGGACACACTGGGCACCCTTACTGACAGCTTGGGCAATTTTACTTTTATCGGCTTGGAAGCAGCCGAGTATCAGGTTTATTTTGAGCCAAGGGCTCCCTACCTGGACAGC